The following coding sequences are from one Oryzias melastigma strain HK-1 linkage group LG20, ASM292280v2, whole genome shotgun sequence window:
- the otos gene encoding otospiralin translates to MKLLLWLGVFGLFACCLSEARVIPEGVPYEQPPADPYWPYSTSDFWNYVEYFKSIGAYEQINEMARAFFAHQHLRDTLGYDTNEGHEH, encoded by the exons ATGAAGCTGCTGTTGTGGCTCGGCGTCTTCGGCCTCTTCGCCTGCTGCCTCAGCG agGCCAGAGTCATCCCAGAAGGAg TGCCGTACGAGCAACCTCCTGCTGACCCCTACTGGCCCTACTCCACCTCCGACTTCTGGAACTACGTGGAGTACTTCAAATCCATCGGGGCCTACGAGCAGATCAACGAGATGGCCCGGGCCTTCTTCGCCCACCAGCACCTCCGGGACACCCTGGGATACGACACCAACGAGGGACATGAGCATTAA